One Rhipicephalus microplus isolate Deutch F79 chromosome 4, USDA_Rmic, whole genome shotgun sequence genomic window carries:
- the LOC142814370 gene encoding uncharacterized protein LOC142814370: MVLDPDAVPVVQPARRVPLALQEPLKKELQRMTRGGIIVKESEPTDWYIPGKHLVLADMLSRSTADNQDDAGATTDVEVHAIQLLGYRVTEATQKELQAATARDRYLQSVIANFTHVTSIPHYPQSNGLAEKGVQVVKRILKKTVDSGDDFSLGLLAYRSTPLEDGRSPGELLQGRRLRANLPDFSTVTATDVKKHSQAQGGRPLPPLQKGVVVRLRDAAWHRKAQVVGSPYPRSYLVKTEDQKLLRRNRRHLLQTGERFIVESDDDIDTSSADNVGGHPTVATSTSPANGRRREVPTSGDPSPSVVRQSTSPSTPALRRSTRTVKPPQRLHYDKDFNQVYDIIF, encoded by the exons ATGGTCCTGGATCCAGACGCGGTTCCGGTCGTTCAGCCTGCTCGCCGGGTTCCACTTGCACTtcaggaacctctgaagaaggaACTACAGCGAATGACCCGGGGGGGCATCATCGTCAAAGAAAGTGAgccaaccgactgg TATATTCCTGGGAAGCACCTTGTTCTTGCTGACATGTTGTCCCGGTCAACTGCTGACAACCAAGACGACGCTGGTGCTACTACCGACGTGGAAGTTCACGCAATCCAGCTTCTAGGTTACCGTGTCACAGAAGCAACGCAGAAAGAACTGCAAGCGGCAACGGCTCGTGACCGCTACCTGCAGTCGGTGATCGCAA ACTTCACGCACGTCACTTCAATCCCTCATTATCCGCAGTCAAACGGGCTTGCGGAAAAGGGTGTGCAGGTTGTGAAGCGCATCTTAAAAAAAACTGTAGATTCAGGCGACGACTTCTCGTTGGGCCTGCTGGCCTACCGCTCTACCCCACTGGAGGACGGGCGATCCCCTGGTGAACTACTGCAAGGAAGGCGCCTTCGCGCCAACCTCCCGGACTTCAGTACGGTGACCGCAACCGACGTCAAAAAGCACAGCCAGGCCCAAGGGGGAAGACCTTTACCTCCTCTGCAGAAGGGTGTCGTCGTGAGGCTCAGAGACGCTGCATGGCACCGAAAAGCTCAAGTGGTGGGTTCGCCATATCCAAGGTCCTACCTTGTCAAAACGGAAGACCAGAAGCTGTTAAGGCGCAACCGTCGTCACCTACTTCAAACTGGCGAACGGTTCATCGTGGAAAGCGACGACGACATTGATACCAGCTCAGCGGACAACGTTGGTGGCCATCCGACAGTGGCAACTTCAACCTCGCCAGCCAATGGCCGACGTCGCGAAGTTCCGACGTCGGGCGACCCTTCGCCATCTGTGGTGCGTCAGTCAACTTCACCATCGACGCCAGCTTTGAGAAGGTCGACTCGAACCGTGAAGCCACCACAGCGTCTTCATTATGACAAGGACTTTAACCAAGTGTATGATATCattttttga